CTTTACAGCAGGCGTTAAAACTATCGGGTATGTTTCCATGCCCAGACTTTGTAATAGCCAAAAAACAAAAATATTTTTGGCGTATTAAAAACCGAATATTTGATTATCAGGGCCATTACCGAAAAGCAAATCAACTATAGAGGCACGTTACTCAATACTTGGAATGGCTGCGTTAAGTTGACTCATGAAGTCATGGTTGTTTTGTAGGTATTTTTTAGCGATATAAATGCCAAATGGGCGCTTAATTTCGATGTGTTTTTTAAAGGTGGAAGGTGCAATACCAGCTTGCATATAGGTGTATTCAAATACTTTCTCGGCTAAAAAGGCGGCGTCAATTTGTTTGTTTTGTAACGCAGAGAGTAATTCTTTGGCGTTGTAGCTTTGAACTTGATAGCCATTACGCGAAAGCCACCTAAATGTATTGGTTTTACCTATGGTGCCGATAATAGAGTGATATTTGAAGTCGTGATGATTTGGCGTGTTGGAACTTTCGCGCAGCGTAAACCAGGTCCAATTATTGTATTCAACCGGCTTGCTAAAATCAGCATAGCGATTGCGTTCACTATTTTCAGACGCTAGAAAAAAACCATCAATATCCCCACGTTTTAGCGCTTTTAGCAGTAAAGAGTAATTAAGATATTGTTTTAGAGTTAACTTAGTAGGGATGCCTTTAAAGATATAACGTATTTTATTGACAGCAAGACCGCTAACCTGCTTGTTTTCAGTATAGGTATAGGGCTTAAAGTGGGGTACGCCCAAGGTAATTGGTTCGAATGAATGGGCAGTGGCCGCGAATATAAAAACGCTGCATAAAACGCCAAATATCAAGCGGTGAGCCATGGTCATATACTTAAACCCAAATACCCTACAACCCCTAAGACTAGCAGTACCTGCTTAAAAAGCACCTTTGCAAAAGTGGCTCGCAAATACTCTAAGGTGATGCGGTTAATAGCAAATAGCGGTCATATATGGCTATGGCAATGGCATTCATGCTGGGATTGGCTAGTGGGCAACGGGTTTTTTCTTTTGGACTTTCAAACCACTTATTCTGATAGTCAGCTTTATTGGTTGATAAATGAACAATTGTATCTATGCAAAATCGTTATAAATTAATTCTTGCGTAAAAAAATCCATGTGTTTAAATACTGGTTATATTTACAGTAATTTAAAATTCTGCCTCGCAGACCTAAATCGGATAAAGATAATAAGGTGAAGAAAAATATGGATCAGAATCGCCAAAAAGCCCTAGACGCAGCCTTAAGCCAAATTGAACGTCAGTTCGGTAAAGGCGCCATCATGAAAATGGGTGAGCAACCACGTGAAGCGATACCGTCAGTATCAACAGGC
This genomic stretch from Bermanella sp. WJH001 harbors:
- a CDS encoding transporter substrate-binding domain-containing protein yields the protein MTMAHRLIFGVLCSVFIFAATAHSFEPITLGVPHFKPYTYTENKQVSGLAVNKIRYIFKGIPTKLTLKQYLNYSLLLKALKRGDIDGFFLASENSERNRYADFSKPVEYNNWTWFTLRESSNTPNHHDFKYHSIIGTIGKTNTFRWLSRNGYQVQSYNAKELLSALQNKQIDAAFLAEKVFEYTYMQAGIAPSTFKKHIEIKRPFGIYIAKKYLQNNHDFMSQLNAAIPSIE